A portion of the Sabethes cyaneus chromosome 3, idSabCyanKW18_F2, whole genome shotgun sequence genome contains these proteins:
- the LOC128740109 gene encoding uncharacterized protein LOC128740109 — MPIERSPNPKQQDDEQNSEIFRGFRSDEMGAAGMTRSKELAAVCRQHNQVQQKVVRIRNVLRDESGMVLAQLNVISKNLSAAYTEFSGFHSEMMVLITDDEVSEEEVYEQFEKLYNFVSTIVEDRILTAKAHSLVPSPASSQMIIQQQPLKMPIPTFSGDYSACPKFKAIFQDLMAKSGDSDAIKLYHLDKALIGSAAGVLDAKILSEGNYSQAWDVLTERFENERVIVESHIRGLLNLQRMSAETYKDLRSLLDEATWHIESLRFLKQELTGVSEHMVVYLISNALDNSTRKAWEASLKRAELPKYDPTIAFLKSRCQILENCETASRPLSHQPKPKNPPMPVKMPLHRSHTAVAKPAEMKFPVNVCVFCGGQHLNFQCNKLNDLSAAQKIEKVKASGICFNCFRRGHRSKDCPSEKTCRKCQKRHHTQLHDDAEAATREVSLSSSVPNEQADAPKIVAPEIESISTTCSGNHTQATKTVLLLTAVINVFDRKNELHPCRVLLDSGSQVNFITERMANLLAIPKQRAMVPIIGINALRTHAKDKIKVHFCSRYYDYHNQLECLIIPKITEPIPTTKIDITHWNIPNGFILADPEFHTPAKVDLLIGAELFCDLIKPGHLQLAENLPKLRETSLGWIVAGAVEANLLPASLQHANLVSVGDVDDWMRRFWEIEDVPNVSKYSSEQQACEEHFKNTCRRNESSRFIVRLLFKENFFQLTDNRALALKRFSFLEKRLQRDPNLKVQYQDFIREYESLGHCHEIDESKDPPDVRMYYMPHHAIIRPSSSSTKCRVVFDASAKPKPSAKSLNDVLMVGPVVQDDLFSIMLRFRKYKENDGNDMDDALSGADALYEAVEIRHQLQTLLNRGGFTIHKWCSNSDAFRDIPEQCREKKMPVPEYGANEVIKLLGLLWDPRNDIFLIVNTHHQPPTRDFITKRIIYSEVARLFDPIGLISPVIVLAKLLVQQLWKKKAE; from the exons atgcctatagAACGTTCGCCAAATCCAAAGCAGCAAGACGATGAACAAAATAGTGAAATATTCCGCGGATTTCGAAGTGATGAAATGGGCGCTGCAGGTATGACGCGTTCGAAAGAATTAGCTGCAGTTTGTCGTCAGCACAATCAGGTGCAGCAAAAAGTAGTGCGTATACGAAATGTATTGCGAGACGAAAGTGGTATGGTATTGGCCCAGCTAAATGTGATTTCGAAAAACCTGTCAGCTGCGTATACCGAATTCAGCGGATTTCACAGTGAAATGATGGTCCTCATTACTGATGATGAAGTTTCCGAAGAAGAAGTGTACGAACAATTTGAAAAACTGTACAATTTTGTGTCTACGATTGTCGAAGATCGTATTTTAACCGCTAAAGCCCATTCACTCGTTCCGTCGCCGGCATCATCGCAAATGATTATACAACAGCAGCCTTTAAAAATGCCCATTCCGACCTTTAGTGGTGATTACTCCGCGTGTCCTAAATTTAAAGCCATCTTTCAGGATCTGATGGCCAAGTCAGGTGATTCTGATGCTATTAAACTTTATCACCTTGATAAGGCACTGATCGGTTCCGCTGCCGGTGTGCTTGATGCTAAAATTTTGAGCGAAGGAAATTACAGCCAAGCATGGGATGTGCTGACTGAACGGTTTGAAAATGAAAGAGTAATCGTAGAGTCACACATCAGAGGACTACTAAATTTGCAGAGAATGTCGGCAGAGACTTATAAGGATTTGCGTAGCCTGCTAGACGAGGCAACATGGCATATCGAAAGCCTACGTTTTCTAAAGCAGGAGTTGACCGGTGTCTCTGAGCATATGGTAGTATACCTGATTTCTAACGCCCTTGATAATTCCACACGAAAAGCTTGGGAAGCAAGTCTCAAGAGAGCAGAATTGCCGAAGTACGATCCAACGATTGCGTTTCTCAAATCCAGATGCCAAATACTGGAGAATTGTGAAACAGCATCCCGGCCATTAAGCCATCAACCCAAACCGAAGAATCCTCCTATGCCCGTGAAGATGCCACTACACCGAAGCCACACCGCTGTGGCAAAGCCAGCCGAAATGAAATTTCCCGTCAACGTTTGTGTATTCTGTGGTGGCCAGCATCTGAATTTTCAATGTAACAAATTGAACGACCTCTCCGCTGCTCAAAAGATAGAAAAGGTCAAAGCATCTGGAATTTGCTTTAATTGCTTTAGAAGAGGACATCGCTCCAAGGACTGTCCTTCCGAAAAAACCTGTCGCAAATGTCAAAAACGACATCACACCCAACTCCACGATGATGCAGAAGCTGCAACCCGAGAAGTAAGCCTAAGCTCTTCTGTCCCAAATGAACAAGCTGATGCTCCGAAGATTGTCGCACCCGAGATTGAATCGATTTCAACGACTTGTTCTGGTAACCATACTCAAGCCACGAAAACAGTGCTACTACTGACCGCAGTGATAAATGTCTTTGATCGAAAGAATGAACTGCACCCATGCCGCGTGCTGCTAGACAGCGGTTCGCAAGTGAACTTTATTACCGAACGAATGGCCAATTTGCTGGCTATCCCGAAGCAACGTGCTATGGTCCCAATCATTGGAATTAATGCTCTCCGGACGCACGCAAAGGACAAGATAAAAGTACACTTTTGTTCCCGCTATTACGATTACCACAATCAACTTGAATGTTTGATCATACCGAAGATAACTGAACCTATACCGACAACGAAGATTGACATTACGCACTGGAATATTCCAAATGGATTTATTTTAGCCGACCCTGAATTTCATACGCCAGCGAAGGTGGATTTATTAATAGGCGCAGAGCTATTTTGTGATTTGATAAAACCTGGACACCTACAGCTTGCCGAGAATTTACCGAAACTACGAGAAACCAGCCTAGGGTGGATTGTAGCCGGAGCAGTAGAAGCAAATTTATTGCCAGCCTCGTTGCAGCATGCCAATTTAGTTTCTGTTGGTGACGTTGACGATTGGATGCGTCGCTTTTGGGAAATAGAAGATGTTCCTAATGTAAGTAAATATTCATCCGAGCAACAAGCGTGCGAGGAACATTTTAAGAATACTTGCCGTCGAAATGAGAGTAGCAGATTTATTGTTCGGTTGCTGTTTAAAGAGAATTTTTTCCAATTGACTGACAACCGTGCACTCGCTCTCAAGCGATTTTCCTTTTTGGAGAAGCGACTACAACGAGATCCAAACTTGAAGGTGCAATATCAGGACTTCATCCGAGAATACGAGTCTCTCGGCCATTGCCACGAGATCGATGAATCTAAAGATCCTCCTGACGTGCGCATGTATTATATGCCACATCACGCGATAATCCGTCCTTCTAGCAGCAGCACTAAATGCAGAGTGGTGTTTGATGCTAGTGCAAAGCCGAAACCTTCAGCAAAATCTCTCAACGATGTACTCATGGTTGGCCCAGTAGTGCAGGACGACCTGTTCTCAATTATGCTACGCTTCAGAAAGTATAA GGAAAACGATGGAAACGATATGGACGATGCACTATCCGGCGCCGATGCTCTCTATGAAGCTGTTGAGATCCGACACCAATTGCAGACGCTGCTCAACCGAGGGGGTTTCACCATTCATAAATGGTGTTCGAATTCCGATGCATTCAGGGACATACCTGAACAGTGCCGAGAGAAAAAAATGCCCGTACCTGAATACGGAGCAAACGAGGTGATTAAGCTGTTGGGTTTACTATGGGATCCACGAAATGATATTTTCCTCATTGTAAATACCCACCATCAGCCGCCGACTCGTGATTTCATAACCAAAAGGATCATTTATTCTGAAGTAGCTAGACTTTTTGATCCTATTGGACTGATATCCCCTGTCATTGTGTTAGCTAAACTACTGGTACAGCAACTATGGAAGAAGAAAGCTGAATAA